The following proteins are encoded in a genomic region of Natronorubrum halophilum:
- a CDS encoding multiprotein-bridging factor 1 family protein, translating to MAKYSTGSSSGSGATNCELCGAESDSLRLASVAGAELEVCPDCAPHDDNQKRSRSSQRSSQGQDSASSDELNRKKKAARNVAKANPVWDGDSKHWEKEGTNYDDDQLPYLVSDYGEVLVEARRDAGLQREELAEELGAREKAILAVEQGRATQAGVGGGLIEALEERLDVTLAE from the coding sequence ATGGCTAAGTATTCGACTGGTTCGTCCTCCGGCAGCGGCGCGACGAACTGCGAACTCTGCGGTGCCGAGAGCGACTCGCTTCGCCTCGCGAGCGTCGCCGGTGCCGAACTCGAGGTCTGTCCCGACTGTGCACCCCACGACGACAATCAGAAACGCTCGCGATCGTCCCAGCGGAGTTCCCAGGGGCAGGACAGTGCCTCGAGCGACGAGTTGAATCGCAAGAAGAAGGCGGCCCGGAACGTCGCCAAGGCGAACCCGGTCTGGGACGGCGACTCCAAACACTGGGAGAAAGAGGGGACGAACTACGACGACGATCAACTCCCGTACCTCGTCTCCGACTACGGAGAGGTGCTGGTCGAGGCCCGCCGGGACGCCGGCCTCCAGCGCGAGGAACTCGCGGAGGAACTCGGCGCGCGCGAGAAGGCGATTCTCGCCGTCGAGCAGGGCCGGGCGACCCAGGCCGGCGTCGGTGGCGGGTTGATCGAGGCGCTCGAGGAGCGCCTGGACGTCACGCTGGCGGAGTAA